gCCTGGCGGCCGTGTTCTCATCCACCTCCGTAGGAACGGAGTCGAAGAAGGTCTTGGTGCGAGTGCTGCGAGTTCCATCCTCGTTGATGGTGGTGTACACCTCCTCGTAGCCACCCTCGATGGCGCGGGTCAGCATGGTGGTGCGCTCATCGATGCGGATCTCCTTGCCCAGACGCTTCTGGACCAGCTTCTTGTTTTCCTGCTCCTTCTTCAGATCCTCCTCGCTAACGGGCTTGGGATCCCAGAAGGTTCGCACCTGGGTCTTGACGGTTCCATTGGGCTGGGGGGAGGTGGTGATCACCTCGTAGCCACCCTCGATCACCTTGTACGTGGTGCTGGCTCCGGTGGCCTTGTCGAACTCCACCTTACCATCTTCGATGTCCGCGGAGGTCAGTAGCTCTGTGGTGTGTGGATGCATGTGTGTATAGTATATGGTATGGTATATAGGGCGGTATAATCCCAAGCTCctgagtgtgtgtttgcatcTAGGGTTATCCAAAGCACTTGCGGCTTACATCTAGTATTAGCTCTGGTCTTACACTATGCTAAGTCTAAGATATTGCATGTGATTCCTTTGTAAGGCAGCGTGGTATTTGGGTAAATCAAGGGACCCTTAGACGTTCTCAATAAAGTTCTTGTCTCAGTTTCTTTAGTATCTCCCTCATCAGTTTCGCTCTAAGAAATGTGACTTACTATGGATTTTAAACTACTTTCAACTTTCAAGGATTCAAAAcgattaaaaatttaatggcAATTCATATGGCAACCTAATTGCTAGCTTTCTGCTGTAAGTACAATAACTAACAAAAAACGcctatattattatttcactTATAGAATCTTTGGTGTCCTGATAATCGTTGcgttaaaaatgtatatagttaaattttactttacaataagtttgattttgattactttAGAGACTTCGTCTAAGAGCCACTTGGCAAGCAATTTGTACAGCATTTAACGTGGCATACGCTTTGTACTTCCTCGGATCTGTCTATCAATCGTCGGGTTAGACGTGTACGGGTTGGGGTTCGGTATCCAGATTGGGTTCCAGCCGCCGGTACTGCGACTTGCAGCGGCACGCCAGGTGTGGCAGGCAGCTGTAGTGCATCAGCAGCTTCAGTAATTGCTATTTGAACTTGCGGGCGGACCTCTGTTTGCCGCTCTTGGAGACGCTGCCATTTCCGCCGCCTGGCTGCATCCTGATGTGCTGCTGTGTTGGCTGCGGTTGTGGCTGTGGTTGTGGTCTcggttccagttccagttccgcTTCCGGTTGGGGATGCGGTCTCTCCTGTCGCTTCTGTGGACTCTGTTTCaaggaggcggtggaggaaGCAGATGCATTCGCAGGCTGTTTGTTAGTTGCTGGGGAGGTGAGAAGCGACTGGTCGAGATGGGATCCATTCCCAGTCGACCCATTCGCTTTCATCGCCTTCGAAGTTGGGGATTTCTCGGGCGGATGCAGCAGCATGCTGGCGGCTTCGTTTAGCAATTGAGCTGTGCTTAGTGGGTTAGCAGGGTCACTATCGCTATCATTATCTGCAAATGTGGTTAGGGGTAACGAGACAGTAGTTTTAATTCGATTCAGCTACATCGTCTTGCGATGCTGTGATGCTATTGATGCTATTGATGCTGGTGATGTCTGATGGCTAAGATGCAATGGGTGAATGGTGCTGGCTCTTATGGCTATGTGATGGTTCTAAGACCTCGAACTTAGACCCAATGCTTTCCATGGCTAAGATGGCTTAAAAGTACACAACTGAAAGGGCGACAAAATGTGAAAGAAGAACGTAACGTAACTTAActgctaaaataaaaatgcaaattggaaAACAGAGTttcttaaattgaaaatttttgtttgtgttgtttaGGGTTTctttgttcttgttgttgttctcgaATAAATATTACGACAATATttgcaaaatgtaaattataaCATAAATGGTATATATACGTTTATAGATAGAAAAGTTAGGCTGCCAAAACACTTGAAACAAACATTAAACGCTCAGCTCGAATTCGATTCGAAAAGTGGGCGCAAAGGGGGCTGGGCacttcgcacacacactcacacacacacacagatccagatacatatacacaaTAGCCACAAAATGTGGTCTacaatttcagttttaattttttactttattttaaatggttttcgtTTATCTTTTCTAGAGTTATTGTATACACtcattgtttgcattttattcataggaaaaacatatgtacatatgtgttgGGAGAGTTAGGGGAAATGGGCAGGGAAAGGGGACGGGCAAGGACAGGAAATGGCCTCTATGCCGCAATGAGTTTTGATGCAGATGAGCTGGAAAGTCATCGCCATAAATCGGTAAGCACACGAGAGGGTGAAAgtacaaaaatttcaattaaaatacaatgaAGTGTAAAACTTTGTGGCCGGGCCAAGTGTGCTcattttttctcgattttgtCCGAGGGAAAGGAAAAAAGGGGCGGGGGCTTGGGGGCAGGCGATTGGGGCAACTGTGCCAAGTGTGTCGCCCACATACACATCGCAACACATCACGTATGtcgagagcagcagcagcagcagtggcagcagtgcaaaaagtttaatttgaaaacttaattaaaatttctctgCTTTCTCGCTCATTCTTTTTAACAAGTTGCGTGTGTGGGGTGTAAAGAGgggggcaaataaaaattgcatttatgaCACTCTGAAGAATTCGTTTCGACaacattttttggccaaaccttaaatttcaattagacCGGCTGCTCCTTGGCATTGGCAACAGTGCGCCTGCCTCCCAAAGAGGATGGGGGTTTGGAAATACGATTGTGTGCGTGTTTGGCTCtggtctgtgtgtgtgggggacTTTCATTTTAGGAGAAGAGGGGAGGGGGCGACGTAGTGTTTGAGTGTGGTGttcgtgtgtgcgtgtacaagaaaaaaatggcaacaaaacgACGAATAACGAACGatctgcatttgtttgttctGTTTAGTTTCGGTTTTGTATCTATGAGCTACCAGTTTCTTCCGACTCCTTCTCGGTCTTCCTCTCCAGCGTCTGCGATATCTTCTTCCATATGTTCTCGAACGAATCGGCGCCGGAGTAGTCAATCTGTCCGGACTCCCAGCACTGGCGGCGCATCTGGTTCTCGTAGGCCTCCTGTTCGGGAGTGCGCTGCTGACCGATGCGGAGCTGTGACAGAGCACCAGCCAGACCCGCCTGAAAgtatgttaattaaattgattaagtGCTCGGTTTCACTGGGGGGCTGCTGCGAAGGggagtatatacatatgtagctgGGTGTATTAGAACATTTCATGCACTACGGATTAAGCTAGTACTAGGACGCAGACGAGCGGTTGACAACATTGAGATGTTAGTTACGGTGCACAGGGCGTATGATTAATGTGACAACAGAGTGCTACTCGAGGCATAAATCAAGTATACGACGCGTTGAGCTCCGGCTGCTTGCGTTTGCATTGCGTGTCCCTGCAACTCTCTGGCAGATTACTATGTGAAAGTGGGCTGAATGGAGATGCAGGTGGCTATAAAATGCGCATGCAACACGAGGATGGTGTGCCTGCTTTTGCCTGCGTTTGAGTTTCAAGATGATGATTATGTTGTTGACCGAATGGGGAGCAAGCTCCCCATGTTCCATCTACATTAATGCTTGACCAGGTGCCAGGCCaactaataataaatcaacaaatgcCCTTATCCAGGCCACAAACACAACGCTGAACCATGAACCAAgtaccaaggaccaaggaccaggGACCAGGAACCAAGGACCATGAACAATGAACGATGACCGAAGGACAATGAAGACGACAATGACAATTCGTATGCAAAACAGTGACTAGACGAAAACCAGGACATTACATTATCACTATCACTTGCACTAGCACTTTTACATTTGCACACCGTTATCCAATGcttttggtttgtttggttGGGAATCGGGATTCCTACACAGAAAAAATCTCactttggtttttaaatatgCAGATTTTTCAATATAACATAAAGCCCATTTTGCATGTGGTGCAATGAAAATCATATGATAATTGAATTAagaatttcttttttgtttcgggctataaaaaatccatttaacATCTAACAGTGAAGGACTTTTTTCTGTGTAGTTCTCAGGCGAGGTTTGGATTGATTGCCTTTACCTCAGCCGGCGTTGTGGCTGCAACTTCATGTTCTTGTTGGTGGTTTGTCGCTTTTTCTACTGTCTGACTATGCACGGAATGATgaggcgtgggcgtgggcgtttgcgagggcgtggcattggcagtgggcgtgggcgtgggcgtggctgtgtcggaggaggaggaggcgtgTTCAGGTGGATGTGAAATGTTTAGCTCATTGCTATTCACATCTATGGATGAAAAGCCTTCGGCATTGGcagtggcattggcattgtGGGCTTGATTTTGGGTTTGGGGCGAAGGACTCGTCGACGGCGGTGGGTGGCATGCATTGTCATGATGCCACTCAGTGGCATTCgcgtttgcatttgcatttgcaatcgTGCTATCGTTCTCATTTTCAATCTCATTCGCAGTCGCAATCGCAGTCGCATCCGCATTCCCATTGTCCTGGCTGTGATTCTGGCTGGGattgtggtgctgctgctgctgatgctgctgttgcatccgttgctcctgctcctgcagctccttcTCCAGATTCTCATAGTAATCTGCCCAAGGATCGCGGAACTGGCGCACATGCAACAgctggtggtgcagctgctgctgctggtagaactcatgctgctgccgctgatgcAGCTCATCCGCCGCGAATTCGCTTTGCGTGCGTATTATATTTAGGCAAAGGCACTGAGACAATGTTAGATATACAGAGTTATATGCACGAGTTATATGCGATACGGCAGTCCACGTATTATTTATGGCAAAGTATAATTTACAGAATGCGCAACATAGGAGAGCAAGAGTTGGAGAATAAAGagtaaatgaaaagtaaatcaatttgcgaaaataaaaaacccaaCGGCACGAACATAACaagggaaaagtgaaaagtacACACAGAAAAActtaatcaattaataattatgtaCAAAAACTTATTTAGCTTGTTGCTGAATTTAAACCATGAACCAATTCAATGATTTTGCTTGATCATTATTGATAaa
This sequence is a window from Drosophila teissieri strain GT53w chromosome 2R, Prin_Dtei_1.1, whole genome shotgun sequence. Protein-coding genes within it:
- the LOC122613271 gene encoding GATA zinc finger domain-containing protein 10 isoform X1 produces the protein MSKFAWVTLTTNDTYSLGALVLAHSLKRAKTAHQLAVLVTPNVSQAMRDRLTEVYNVVQEVNVLDSQDAANLALLSRPELGVTFTKLHCWRLVQFEKCVFLDADTLVLQNCDELFEREELSAAPDVSWPDCFNSGVFVFKPSVDTFAQITEFAVKNGSFDGGDQGLLNQFFADWSTADIKKHLPFVYNVTAYASYCYLPAFKQFRDKIKILHFAGKLKPWLIQFNSETKVASVSSEYAHAQDLIQLWWNIFCENVIQSLSTEMCLCLNIIRTQSEFAADELHQRQQHEFYQQQQLHHQLLHVRQFRDPWADYYENLEKELQEQEQRMQQQHQQQQHHNPSQNHSQDNGNADATAIATANEIENENDSTIANANANANATEWHHDNACHPPPSTSPSPQTQNQAHNANATANAEGFSSIDVNSNELNISHPPEHASSSSDTATPTPTPTANATPSQTPTPTPHHSVHSQTVEKATNHQQEHEVAATTPAEAGLAGALSQLRIGQQRTPEQEAYENQMRRQCWESGQIDYSGADSFENIWKKISQTLERKTEKESEETDNDSDSDPANPLSTAQLLNEAASMLLHPPEKSPTSKAMKANGSTGNGSHLDQSLLTSPATNKQPANASASSTASLKQSPQKRQERPHPQPEAELELEPRPQPQPQPQPTQQHIRMQPGGGNGSVSKSGKQRSARKFK
- the LOC122613271 gene encoding glycogenin-1 isoform X2, which gives rise to MSKFAWVTLTTNDTYSLGALVLAHSLKRAKTAHQLAVLVTPNVSQAMRDRLTEVYNVVQEVNVLDSQDAANLALLSRPELGVTFTKLHCWRLVQFEKCVFLDADTLVLQNCDELFEREELSAAPDVSWPDCFNSGVFVFKPSVDTFAQITEFAVKNGSFDGGDQGLLNQFFADWSTADIKKHLPFVYNVTAYASYCYLPAFKQFRDKIKILHFAGKLKPWLIQFNSETKVASVSSEYAHAQDLIQLWWNIFCENVIQSLSTEMCLCLNIIRTQSEFAADELHQRQQHEFYQQQQLHHQLLHVRQFRDPWADYYENLEKELQEQEQRMQQQHQQQQHHNPSQNHSQDNGNADATAIATANEIENENDSTIANANANANATEWHHDNACHPPPSTSPSPQTQNQAHNANATANAEGFSSIDVNSNELNISHPPEHASSSSDTATPTPTPTANATPSQTPTPTPHHSVHSQTVEKATNHQQEHEVAATTPAEAGLAGALSQLRIGQQRTPEQEAYENQMRRQCWESGQIDYSGADSFENIWKKISQTLERKTEKESEETGSS